ataggcagacaggtCTCCAGAATATTTATTTCCCAGTGGGGAGGATGCAGGGGTCCCAGTGGTCCAAGGGGTGCAGGCCCCTACGTGTACCACATGAAGCCGTAACTGGCGTTGAGAATCTCCTCATTTGTGCGCAGTCCATAGAGCTCACCCATCATGGGAGTCACCCATCGCGTTGTGTGGAACACAGACTCACCCACCTGTGGAGACAGCGGGATACAGGTGGGAGTACAGCTATCCCTTCAGGCCCATACAGCCTGCTGGGACTCCACTAGGCCTGGTGGCTACTGTGCCTACACCAAAAGCTGCTGCCTGCCCCTCCGTGTGCCTGGCCCCCACTACTCCTCTCAGCCACTGCTTTCCCATGGGGGGCTGTTTCTGCATTGGGCTGGACTCCCACTCTCCCTCTGACCCAGGACCCACCTTCCAATCAGGCACATCCTTCATGATGATGGCCTCCTCCTCTAGGTTCTCTCGAAGCATCTGCAGGACCCTGTGGAGATAGAATGGGAGGTGGGGGATAGGCCTGAGCATCCCGAGGGACCCCTGCCTAACAAACCTGCCAGACCCTTCCCTGTTCCACTCTCCATCACATCCTGCCAGTTCCAACCCTGCACATGCTGActgctcttctcctttcctcccccctACACTTTTACTGTCCTCTTGCTGCAGCCTCAATgtctcctcctccagggagccttcccATTCTTGGGTCCCCACTTTAAGTCAAGTTTGGGGCTCTCTCCAGGGTGACAGCAACCTCATGTATGCAAGGACACAGCTGTCAGTCCTCATGTGCATTTTGGCCAGGTTCTGCACTGCTGGGTGGGACACTCAGGCCTGTGACCTTCCTGGTCCCAGCAGCCTCACCTCCGGTCCTTCTCTGCCTGCAACAGTGGCATCAGCGCGATCCGGGCCTCGAAGTCCTCAATCTGCAAGCGCCTGTGAAACCCCAAAACCGAAAGATCAGATCAGGCTGGAGTTGGGGGTGATGACCGGGCCTCAGACCCACAGGGTGTTGCATGGCAAAGGGGGTTGGTGGAGAGGCAAGTGAGCAGGGCAGGGCTTGGGCAGTAAGCTCTACTTGCcagaagatgggggcagggggaggggcgcaAGCACAGCTGGCACAGGCACTGGTCCACAAGACTGTTGGCTTTAcaccttttcttttcaattaagaactttattttttaatcctaaaaataGCCCTGGCCTGCTGACTGTGGTGAACCAGGGACAGGGGATGGGACCTTCATCACAGGGCTCTGAACCTTTTAAAACCATATCTGCTTCATGTCAAAATAGCCCTGGGGTGTGAGCCCAGGGCAGGTAGTTCTGTGTCTTTGAGCCACCAGCCCCATCTATACTGGGGGAGCGGCACCCAGTGATGTGGCCCAGTAAGTGGCCCCTGGCACTGTCCCTTCATCCCTCCAGACCCACAGTAGCATCCATACTCCAAGCCTCTGTCCCCATCACAGCCACACAGTTGTCACTACTGTGTCCATACCTCTGTGGGTGGTCCCCGGAAGCTGGACCTTGTTTGAGTTCACTCAACATCAAGTACCTGACATGCGGGCTTTCTCCAGCACTATCCTCAGGGATTCCCAGGGCTTGTGGGGGAAAGTGAGCTCAAAGGATGTGCTAAGGACACATAACAGAGGGTGGGGCAGGACAGATGGGCTCAGCCAGTAAGGGGTCAATGAGAAGGGGTCACCTGGCAGGGCATCCAGCCAGCTCAGAGGCAGCCAGAGTCTGAATGGAGGCCACCATCTGTCTTGGTCCCTCAGGCCCCATGTGGCTGGCACAGCCATTGTCTTGCTTCTAAGCCCTTGTTGTTCTCACTGTCTGGTTATCACTGACAAAAAACCACTAAGAGAGCATGTCCTGGgcctgcccctccacctccaccagaTGGGCTATTCTAATCCAGACCCATGGGTCCCTGGTGAAGAGCTCCTTGGTTACTAGTCCTTTCTTGAGAGTAAGGTTCAGAAATGGACTCAGTCCAGGCCCATACTTCCTGAGCCTTGAGGGTTTGACAAATGGCCCGATGGACTCCAAGTCTACAGGTGCACTCCCAGCCTCACCAGCCTGGGGCCTACCTGCGTTCACGGTTCCACTTCATCATGCTCCAATATCCGAAGAGCAAGGTCCCAATGCCCACAGCAAACATGCTATagcctgtggggagaggggacacCAGCTCAGCGCACCTGCCCTTGGGACCGGACACCCCTATAGCTTCTTATGAATTATAATCCGCTTGCTGTCCAATTACACCAGAAATACTGACTCAAAGAAAGTCTTAGTGACTCCCTCCTAGAGATGGCCAGTACTATCTCTAGCGcattattttttcagattatttttttgtcCCTGTGAAATATCCACCAGCCccttcccttggacttcctcctCCGAACTGCagatcactcttttttttaagtatttatttattcatgagagacacacagagagaggcagagaagagaaggcagagggagagggagaagcaggctccatgcagggagcgtgatgcgggacttgatcccgggactccaggatcacgccctgggctgaaggcaggcgctaaaccactgagccacccaggggtcccctgcaGATTACTCTTTTATTCAGTTCACCTGCCCTGCAGGGAGGGCCACTAGGCTGCCTCAGCTTTTCTCTGACAAGTGAGGCAGCTGCAGCTGCCACACCTCTCCTCACCCAGGCTACAGTTTCTAGAAGGTAGAGTCTGGTCAGGGGGGACTGCAGGAGAACCCAAGGGTCTTGCTGTTTCTGGCTGGGTGGCCCCAGCCCCACAATCTTCTAGAAGGTTGTTTGGTGACCAGTCAGCAAGTGCTTCCATGGGGAAGGATGGGGTCTACAGCTGGGTCCAACTCCATGGTGGCTCCTGGCTGCCTGGGCCACTTCTCTGAGTGCTGCCCACAGGGGGCTGGATGGGGCTGCCAGAGGCAGGCAGTGCCCTGCAGggcccacccagccacccctggCTCCCTGGAGGGCTGCCTCCTGGCCCAGCAGGTCAAGCCCCCTACCAGGGCACCAGGGAACAGACGCTGCCATGAATATTTACTGACACCAGCAGGCACCTGTGCTGTGATTCTGACTGACAGGCTGAGGGCCTGCTGCGGTCTCAGGGAGGCTGGCTCACCCCCTACCCCTAATCTTTTCAGCTGTGGTCTCTTCCCCAGATGGGCCTTCTGGTTACTGGAAAAAAAACTGACAAGCTTGGCCAGGTCCAGCTCCAGTTAACACCCAGTAAATGACCAGCAAATGGTGGGTGAGGTTACTCCCTAGGACCTGTTAGGGGAATAGGGGAGGTCCAGCCCCTGCTCGTTTTCTGGCATTTCTGCTGGACCCAGAGATGCATGAGAAACTGGTTAGATGGGCAGCCCCCAtgacgcagtggtttagcgccgcctacagcccggggtgtgatctgggggacccaggattgagtcccacgtcgtgcttcaggcatggagcctgcttctccctctacctgtgtctctgcctgtctctctctctctctttctctctctccctgtataaataaatcttaaaaaaaaaatggttagatTTTTCAGCCCCTCAATTAAACCTGTTAAAAACATTTGCTCAgtcaaatgtctgcctttggctcaggtcgtgatcctggggtcctgggatagagtcccgctctctgctcagcagggcgcctgcttctccctctctctctgtgctcatgctctctctctcaccctttctcaaataaaacttaaagaaaaaaaaaaaagccattagcTCAGAGTAAGACACTTCCATGTTACAGGGGGCAGGACAGCGATGGTTCCTGTACACGGAGGCAGAACCTCTCCCAAGAGGCCCAAGTGCCGAGGACCAGCTCTCAGCACAACTACAGTTCCTACACATGCCTGACCAACTGTGCTGGGCAGGAACATCTTAGAAgagctgcttctttcttttcagtaGCTATAGAGAAGCCCAGAGGCCTCTTCTTTTGACCCAGCCCCAGGGCATAGGCCTGAGCTATCTTCATGGAGACCCCTTGTCTTCACACCAGGCACCTATGTGTGAGCCCATGTGTAAGATAAATTCCAAGACCAAGGTGGCCTTTGCAAACTCTTCCTCCTGACAATGGTGAGGCTGAGACCCCAGACCCTCAGTGTGGGTCTATACCTCAGGAGCTGCCACTCTGGTGGAGGAGGCTGATGAGGGGCATGCCCAGAAATAGGTGCAGGCCACaagtaaagaagatgtgaataaatggaaacacatcctGTGTTCAATATCGGCATTCAATGTTCAGATAGCAGTACTCCCCAGACTAAGGTACCGGTTCAATGTAGCCCCATCAGAATCCCAACTTTCTCCCTTTACCAGCcagaaactgaggaacagattgtcaaattcatatggaaattcaagggACCAGATTAaccaaaacaattctgaaaaacaacaaagttggaggactcgcACTTCACAATTTCAAACATAACGCACAGCTGTGTATCCAAGACAGTGTGGCATGGCATCAGGATAGACATGTACATCGATGGAACAGAGctgagagtccaaaaataaaccctcacatttaCGGTCAATTGATTTtggacaagggtgccaagacaattcaatgggaaaagaatagtctttcAGCAAATTGGATAagtggatagccacatgcaaaagaatgaagtgtgCTTTTTCCTTCCcccatacaaaaattaactgaaaatggaccaaagacctcAATTtgagagctaaaactataaaactcttaggaaaCAGATTAGTCTCTGCGACCTTGGATGAGGCAATGGCTTCTCAGCTAGGACACCAAAAGCgtaagtgacaaaaaaaaaaaaaaaaaaaagatgaactgtTCTTCACCgaaatgaaaaacttttgtgctACAAATGATGcctcaacaaaatgaaaagacaacccccAGAATGGAAGAAAGTCTCTGAAAATCGTATCTCTGATAAGGAAATGGTAACCAAAACGTATAAAGAACTCTGCAAATTCATTAATAAAGAGATGAACAatctggggcacatgggtggctcagtctgctgagcatccgactcttgggttcagctcaggtcatgatcccagggttctgggattgagccccatgttgggctccctgctcaggagtctgcttctccttttccctctgcctctttccccagcttgtgctccctctctctcaaataaataaattatcataaaaagaaaaaaaaagtaatattcaactataaaaaaaatagcatttgacaCATGCTATTCCATACACATTTCACTCACATCATTCTgaatgaaaggagccagacaccAAAGGCCACATAGAAATGGagcccatttatatgaaatgtccagaactgGCAAATCCATAAAGATACAAAGACTGGTAGTTagatgccaggggctgggggtaggaAGATGTGGGTCAAGGTTTCCCTTTGGAGTGATGGAAGTGTTACACATTTagttactgggatgcctgggtggctcaatagttgagaacctgcctttggcccagggcatgatcctggagtcccaggattgagtcccacactgggctccctgcatggagcctgctcctctctctgcctctttctctctgtgtctctcatgaataaataaataaaatcttttaaaaagtgtatttagttatttgagagagagacagagagagagagagagagagagagagtgtctgtGTGTCCCCATGCAAGCATGCATGtgcacaaggagagaggcagaggcacatgGAGAGAAAAAccgaagcagactccacgctgatcttggagcc
This window of the Canis lupus dingo isolate Sandy chromosome 20, ASM325472v2, whole genome shotgun sequence genome carries:
- the NDUFA13 gene encoding NADH dehydrogenase [ubiquinone] 1 alpha subcomplex subunit 13 isoform X2 encodes the protein MAASKVKQDMPPPGGYGPIDYKRNLPRRGLSGHMFAVGIGTLLFGYWSMMKWNRERRRLQIEDFEARIALMPLLQAEKDRRVLQMLRENLEEEAIIMKDVPDWKVGESVFHTTRWVTPMMGELYGLRTNEEILNASYGFMWYT
- the NDUFA13 gene encoding NADH dehydrogenase [ubiquinone] 1 alpha subcomplex subunit 13 isoform X1, with the protein product MAASKVKQDMPPPGGYGPIDYKRNLPRRGLSGYSMFAVGIGTLLFGYWSMMKWNRERRRLQIEDFEARIALMPLLQAEKDRRVLQMLRENLEEEAIIMKDVPDWKVGESVFHTTRWVTPMMGELYGLRTNEEILNASYGFMWYT
- the NDUFA13 gene encoding NADH dehydrogenase [ubiquinone] 1 alpha subcomplex subunit 13 isoform X3 is translated as MAPSTTSGTFRVGDCRVSYSMFAVGIGTLLFGYWSMMKWNRERRRLQIEDFEARIALMPLLQAEKDRRVLQMLRENLEEEAIIMKDVPDWKVGESVFHTTRWVTPMMGELYGLRTNEEILNASYGFMWYT